The Crocosphaera subtropica ATCC 51142 genome includes a window with the following:
- a CDS encoding phytoene desaturase family protein — MDIDYLIVGSGLSALVFGSLMAKAGKRVQILEAHEHPGGFGHSFTIGNKYTFNAQLHYVWDCGEGETVNRVLQQLDLDKKVTFKRYNPDGFDHMRMSGYALDIPSDSQVLSERLFKLFPEKKDNISRFISEVNTVSQGLKYLTQPLIFGEILKNLGDAFTTVQYVSSTLQDVFDKFDLPKEAQTLLALQWPDFLLPPEKLSFYAWVILFTAYQRGAYYPDKHFEFVIDSLVGVIKENNGEILYEQEVIDFIVSNRTVTGVKAINRNTHETKEFTGKTIICNIDPKKAAKMIGFEKFSWSVRQKLNYEYSPSNYVAYCVVKDIDLRDYGFGEWNTFHSEQIDLNTAFKQMYEDNDFSQLSFAITTPTLLTNEERDCPEDCQIIEFLTVANYNYFKELKETDKKVYYQKKEEILDIILDIMEDKYVPNFREHLVLKMTGSPTTNERFCWCPVGNSYGSSLTPKQMTIGRLDSESSLKNFYFCNASSGYPGFAPTFWTGATLYQKLSGDSILSKSLDKQNS, encoded by the coding sequence ATGGATATTGATTATTTAATTGTAGGTAGTGGACTATCTGCATTGGTATTTGGTTCATTGATGGCCAAAGCAGGAAAACGGGTTCAAATATTAGAAGCCCACGAACATCCGGGAGGGTTTGGCCATAGTTTTACCATTGGGAATAAATATACTTTTAATGCACAACTTCACTATGTTTGGGACTGTGGAGAAGGAGAAACGGTTAACCGTGTTCTTCAACAACTTGATCTAGATAAAAAAGTGACTTTTAAGCGGTACAATCCTGATGGATTTGATCACATGAGAATGTCGGGTTATGCCTTAGATATTCCTTCTGATTCCCAAGTTCTGAGTGAAAGACTATTTAAGTTATTTCCTGAAAAAAAAGATAATATTTCTCGTTTTATTTCTGAAGTTAATACAGTGAGTCAAGGGTTAAAGTATTTGACTCAACCTTTAATTTTTGGGGAAATATTAAAGAATTTAGGAGACGCTTTTACAACGGTACAATATGTTAGTAGTACCCTACAAGATGTCTTTGATAAATTTGACTTACCCAAAGAAGCACAAACGTTATTAGCACTACAGTGGCCCGATTTTTTATTACCGCCAGAAAAACTCTCTTTTTATGCTTGGGTAATTCTATTTACAGCTTATCAAAGAGGGGCTTATTATCCTGATAAACATTTTGAATTTGTCATTGATTCTTTGGTAGGAGTTATCAAAGAAAATAACGGTGAAATCTTATACGAACAAGAAGTCATTGACTTCATTGTTAGTAATAGAACGGTGACTGGCGTGAAGGCTATTAATAGGAATACCCATGAAACCAAAGAATTTACAGGTAAGACAATTATATGTAATATCGATCCCAAAAAAGCAGCTAAAATGATCGGATTTGAAAAATTTTCTTGGTCAGTACGGCAAAAGTTAAATTACGAATATTCTCCCTCTAATTATGTTGCTTATTGTGTGGTTAAAGATATCGATTTAAGAGACTATGGGTTCGGAGAATGGAACACCTTTCATAGCGAACAAATCGACTTAAATACTGCATTTAAACAAATGTATGAAGATAATGATTTTTCTCAATTAAGTTTTGCTATTACTACCCCAACACTACTAACTAATGAGGAACGAGACTGTCCAGAAGATTGCCAAATTATTGAATTTTTAACGGTGGCAAATTATAACTATTTCAAAGAACTTAAAGAAACAGATAAGAAGGTTTATTATCAAAAAAAAGAAGAAATTTTAGATATCATACTTGATATTATGGAAGACAAATATGTTCCTAATTTTCGAGAGCATCTGGTGTTAAAAATGACAGGAAGTCCCACCACTAATGAGCGATTTTGTTGGTGTCCTGTAGGTAATTCCTATGGTTCTAGTTTAACACCAAAACAGATGACAATTGGTCGACTTGATTCTGAAAGTTCCCTCAAAAATTTCTATTTTTGTAATGCTTCTTCTGGATATCCTGGCTTTGCGCCTACGTTTTGGACTGGAGCAACTTTATATCAAAAATTATCAGGAGATTCAATCTTATCAAAAAGTTTAGATAAACAAAATAGTTAA
- a CDS encoding FAD-dependent oxidoreductase → MRFAIIGGGASGMVTAYLLEKRGHSVTVFEKKPYLGGNIITLNKNVKPNHSNCNLVLDCGVLEFPTVFHNFLSLMQELEVELEPIYTGSGLFLRDGRYFLSGGMIKKNFQGLKRWLEYLRLDTLYARSAGLWAKLKFSNRQEFYDHSIAYYLDRQCIRNCWLKLLLMYSYSMPFHLIDQFPAALGIPILKNYVFVDWVRVKGGVYSYIEKILDKLKGKTFINTEILKISRLDNSVSIYFNDGTHQPFDRVVFATPPDQVLALLSDPSEEEMKRFSPWKKNIATNMAHHDTSIYEPYGIKKFSEFDFFQTSNSWGYNAYLNQVCGINSSEKYSLAFNLEELIDKDKIIHIQEHYTPFYTVKSLKYVPEIIKTNGENNTYYAGAYLADGLHEGAITSAFRVAELVGR, encoded by the coding sequence ATGAGATTTGCCATTATTGGTGGTGGTGCAAGTGGAATGGTGACCGCTTATTTATTAGAAAAACGAGGACATTCGGTCACAGTTTTTGAAAAGAAACCCTATTTAGGGGGCAATATTATTACTTTAAATAAAAACGTTAAACCTAATCACTCTAATTGTAATTTAGTTCTAGACTGTGGGGTTTTAGAATTTCCCACCGTATTCCATAATTTTCTTAGTTTAATGCAGGAATTAGAAGTAGAATTAGAACCGATATATACAGGTTCAGGATTATTTCTGAGAGATGGCCGTTATTTTTTATCGGGGGGAATGATTAAAAAGAATTTTCAAGGGTTAAAAAGATGGCTAGAATATTTACGATTAGATACATTATACGCCCGTTCTGCTGGACTTTGGGCAAAACTGAAATTTAGTAACCGACAAGAATTTTATGATCATTCTATTGCTTATTATTTAGATCGTCAATGTATTCGTAATTGTTGGCTAAAATTACTATTAATGTATAGTTATTCTATGCCTTTCCATTTGATTGATCAATTTCCAGCAGCCTTGGGAATACCAATTCTTAAAAATTATGTTTTTGTTGATTGGGTAAGGGTTAAAGGAGGTGTTTATTCTTACATTGAAAAAATTTTAGATAAGTTAAAAGGGAAAACATTTATTAATACAGAAATTTTAAAAATTTCGAGATTAGATAACTCAGTAAGTATCTATTTTAATGATGGAACTCATCAACCATTTGATCGGGTTGTATTTGCAACGCCTCCTGATCAAGTATTAGCTTTATTATCTGATCCTAGCGAGGAAGAAATGAAACGATTTTCTCCTTGGAAGAAAAATATAGCAACAAATATGGCTCATCATGACACAAGTATTTATGAACCTTATGGAATTAAAAAGTTTTCAGAATTTGATTTTTTTCAAACCAGCAATTCCTGGGGTTATAATGCTTATTTGAACCAGGTTTGTGGCATTAATTCTTCTGAAAAATATAGTCTTGCATTTAATTTAGAAGAATTAATTGACAAAGATAAAATTATCCATATTCAAGAACATTATACCCCTTTCTATACAGTGAAATCTCTCAAATATGTGCCAGAAATTATTAAAACCAATGGAGAAAATAATACTTATTATGCAGGTGCATATCTAGCAGATGGATTACATGAGGGTGCTATTACTTCAGCGTTTCGAGTTGCTGAATTAGTGGGTAGATAA
- a CDS encoding pirin family protein, which yields MITVRQSQARGKANFGWLDSKHTFSFGSYYDPNYMGFGHLRVINEDKIEAGQGFGTHGHRDMEIITYVLDGALEHKDSIGHSSIIRPGDVQRMSAGTGIAHSEFNPSKTDPVHLLQIWIIPETKGIEPSYEQKHFPLSQNQGKLTLVASGDARNNSVKIHQDTDLYIAVLNEGDSFKYSSQINHFLWLQIAKGSVQINGQNLNNGDGAAITQESLIEITATSNNTELLLFDLV from the coding sequence ATGATTACTGTTCGTCAAAGTCAAGCAAGGGGTAAAGCCAATTTTGGTTGGCTCGATAGTAAACATACTTTTTCCTTTGGTAGCTACTACGACCCAAATTATATGGGATTTGGTCATCTACGGGTGATTAATGAAGATAAAATCGAAGCTGGCCAAGGGTTTGGTACTCACGGCCACAGAGACATGGAAATTATTACCTATGTGTTAGATGGCGCATTAGAGCATAAAGATAGTATTGGTCACAGTTCCATTATTCGTCCAGGGGATGTACAACGGATGTCTGCTGGAACTGGTATTGCTCACAGCGAGTTTAATCCTTCAAAAACTGACCCGGTTCACTTACTACAAATTTGGATTATTCCTGAGACAAAAGGAATTGAACCAAGCTATGAACAAAAACATTTTCCTTTGTCCCAAAATCAAGGAAAATTAACTTTAGTTGCTTCGGGTGATGCCAGAAATAATTCTGTCAAAATTCATCAAGATACGGATCTTTATATTGCTGTTTTGAATGAAGGGGATTCATTCAAATATAGCAGTCAGATTAATCATTTTTTATGGCTTCAAATTGCCAAAGGTTCAGTACAAATTAATGGACAAAATCTCAACAATGGGGATGGTGCTGCCATTACTCAAGAGTCATTAATTGAGATTACTGCTACAAGTAATAATACTGAACTCTTACTGTTTGATTTAGTTTAA
- a CDS encoding RNA-guided endonuclease InsQ/TnpB family protein has product MAILTLTLKLPFYRLNQCKAQEFDRLTELNTGIANQLLEIPKTDRRKYTSKDFNHVEIGSGWINQTIRNSCTATKVKKFKCLPLEVNNQGWRIEKKGNTYSVAFSIIRGVKKRIPLAIHQSSHADTLDKIIVREAKKGSLKLWKSKKRVRNLPSHGKCKTHSRQGIWYVLLSVSMDVPDAEPVKNWIGVDRGQNQIAVASLPNGFGKFWNGRQIKHLRRRYQKLRKQLQKANKRKVIKRLESKERRIITYINHCISKQLVQFAKDYGMGLRFEDLSNIRETSKQSRKIRSDAGNSRHTWSYFQLETLTRYKAIKSGVPFELIPAPYTSKSDHRNGVIGKRNGHWFRGFDGYQCNSDWNASQNIGQWLGFSCPLGLQKTVFVMDADGLKDGVNGSPPN; this is encoded by the coding sequence ATGGCTATTTTAACTCTGACACTTAAACTTCCTTTTTATCGGTTAAATCAGTGCAAAGCACAAGAATTTGACCGACTAACTGAGTTAAATACAGGTATTGCTAATCAACTATTAGAAATACCTAAAACGGATAGAAGAAAATACACCAGTAAAGATTTCAACCATGTTGAAATTGGTTCAGGTTGGATTAATCAAACTATTCGGAATAGTTGTACTGCAACAAAAGTTAAGAAGTTTAAATGTTTGCCCCTTGAGGTTAACAATCAAGGGTGGCGAATTGAGAAAAAAGGTAACACTTATTCAGTTGCCTTCTCAATTATCAGAGGAGTTAAAAAGCGTATTCCTTTAGCTATTCATCAATCTAGTCATGCTGATACTTTAGATAAAATCATAGTAAGAGAAGCCAAGAAAGGAAGCCTTAAGTTATGGAAATCTAAAAAGCGAGTGCGTAATTTACCGTCGCACGGCAAATGTAAGACGCACTCAAGACAAGGTATCTGGTATGTTTTGTTATCAGTGTCAATGGACGTTCCTGATGCTGAACCAGTTAAAAATTGGATTGGAGTAGATAGAGGACAGAATCAAATTGCTGTTGCTAGTTTGCCTAATGGGTTTGGAAAGTTTTGGAATGGTCGTCAAATTAAACATTTAAGACGACGTTATCAAAAACTTAGAAAACAACTTCAAAAGGCTAATAAGCGCAAGGTAATTAAACGTCTAGAATCTAAAGAAAGACGCATTATAACCTATATCAATCATTGCATTTCTAAGCAGTTAGTTCAGTTTGCTAAAGACTATGGTATGGGATTAAGATTTGAAGATTTATCTAACATTAGAGAAACTTCAAAACAATCTAGAAAAATAAGGTCTGATGCAGGAAATAGTCGCCATACTTGGTCATATTTCCAGTTAGAAACACTAACTCGTTATAAAGCCATTAAAAGTGGTGTTCCTTTTGAACTAATACCAGCACCTTATACCTCTAAATCAGACCACAGAAACGGTGTAATTGGGAAAAGAAATGGACATTGGTTTAGAGGATTTGATGGTTATCAATGTAATAGTGATTGGAATGCTAGTCAAAACATAGGTCAATGGCTAGGTTTTTCATGTCCTTTAGGCCTTCAGAAAACTGTATTTGTAATGGATGCAGACGGTTTAAAGGATGGGGTCAATGGGAGTCCCCCTAACTAG
- a CDS encoding nitroreductase family protein — protein MDTFKAIYERRSVKGFDPNYKITPEEEQKLLEATIQSPTSFNIQHWRFVVLRDPDLRQKIRKEFGNDQAQMTDASLLILFTADTKAWKKEPQRYWQNAPQDVADLLVNWMGPFHQGREWLQRDEAQRSIGMAMQTLMLAAKAMGYDSCPMIGFDIEQVSKLINLPNDFVIGPMVAIGKKAKEPWPKPGQLPLNDLIVENQF, from the coding sequence ATGGATACTTTCAAGGCAATTTATGAACGTCGTTCGGTTAAAGGGTTCGATCCTAACTATAAAATAACCCCTGAAGAAGAACAAAAACTGCTTGAGGCAACCATTCAATCTCCCACCAGTTTTAATATTCAACATTGGCGTTTTGTTGTTCTACGAGATCCAGACTTACGCCAAAAAATCCGCAAAGAATTTGGTAATGATCAAGCACAAATGACTGATGCTTCTTTGCTCATTTTATTTACAGCCGATACAAAAGCTTGGAAAAAAGAACCCCAACGTTATTGGCAAAATGCACCCCAAGACGTGGCTGATTTATTAGTTAATTGGATGGGTCCTTTTCATCAAGGACGAGAATGGTTACAACGAGATGAAGCACAACGATCAATTGGTATGGCAATGCAAACTTTGATGTTAGCAGCTAAAGCAATGGGTTATGATTCTTGTCCCATGATTGGTTTTGATATTGAACAAGTTTCTAAACTCATTAACTTACCTAATGATTTTGTAATCGGTCCTATGGTAGCTATTGGGAAAAAAGCTAAAGAACCTTGGCCAAAACCTGGACAATTGCCTTTGAATGACTTAATAGTTGAAAATCAATTTTAA
- a CDS encoding DUF952 domain-containing protein gives MFDYLMIFHITTSENWEKAKLNNEYKCESLETEGFIHCSRQSQIINIANTFYRHYEQLIILQIAPDKLLSKIKWESPIHPNPNIDHKINNTEKFPHVYGVINLDAVEKIIYLCKNNQGLFEDIF, from the coding sequence ATGTTTGACTACTTAATGATCTTTCATATTACCACTTCTGAAAATTGGGAAAAAGCAAAACTAAATAATGAATATAAATGCGAGTCTCTAGAAACAGAAGGATTTATTCACTGTTCAAGACAATCTCAAATTATTAATATTGCTAATACCTTTTATCGTCATTATGAGCAATTAATTATTCTGCAAATTGCTCCTGATAAATTATTATCAAAAATAAAATGGGAATCTCCTATTCATCCTAATCCTAATATTGATCATAAAATTAATAATACTGAAAAATTCCCCCATGTGTATGGAGTAATTAATCTGGATGCCGTTGAAAAAATTATCTATTTATGTAAAAATAATCAGGGTTTATTTGAAGATATTTTTTAA
- a CDS encoding glutaminase — MKQLSDLSSQQLSNWLSEASQAAKKGKLPNYIPLLQKTEPSVLAISIVAKNNYILTQGDSHIKFPLMSIIKPFLLLYLLSELGDKFIFKKVGYEPSTYPFNSLEQLQLDQGFPRNPMINSGALTLASLLPGKDGDEKCQNLQQWLNKQSEVCLFLDEQMLNSVQSLPNYRNRFLIDELTKKKYIDDPEMTLDTYNKICCLSGNIIDLGRLGLLLVNAPNSLSKNASIVRDIMTTCGLYEASDDWAKQTRFPSKSGVSGAVLSLVPQQGAIACYSPPLDAQGNSVASLYLIEKIAQYLGYLE, encoded by the coding sequence ATGAAACAATTATCTGATCTCTCATCACAACAATTATCTAATTGGTTATCAGAAGCATCTCAAGCGGCCAAAAAAGGCAAGTTACCGAATTATATTCCCTTATTACAAAAAACAGAACCTAGTGTATTAGCAATTTCTATTGTTGCTAAAAATAATTATATCCTTACCCAAGGTGATAGTCATATAAAGTTTCCCTTGATGAGTATTATTAAACCTTTTTTATTACTTTACTTATTATCAGAATTGGGAGACAAATTTATCTTTAAAAAAGTGGGTTATGAACCTTCTACTTATCCCTTTAATTCTTTAGAACAATTACAATTAGATCAAGGGTTTCCTCGTAATCCTATGATTAATAGTGGAGCGTTAACTTTGGCTTCTTTACTTCCTGGAAAAGATGGTGATGAAAAATGTCAAAATTTACAACAATGGTTGAATAAACAAAGTGAAGTCTGTTTATTTTTAGATGAACAAATGTTAAATTCGGTTCAATCTTTACCTAATTATCGTAATCGATTTCTGATTGATGAATTAACCAAAAAAAAATATATTGATGATCCAGAAATGACCTTAGATACCTACAACAAAATTTGCTGTCTTTCTGGGAATATTATTGATTTAGGTCGTTTAGGTTTATTATTAGTTAATGCTCCTAATTCATTGTCAAAAAATGCGTCGATAGTCAGAGATATTATGACCACTTGTGGACTTTATGAAGCATCAGATGACTGGGCCAAACAGACTAGATTTCCCAGTAAATCAGGAGTCAGTGGTGCTGTTTTATCCCTTGTTCCCCAACAGGGAGCGATCGCTTGTTATAGTCCTCCTCTAGATGCACAAGGAAATTCAGTAGCCAGTTTATATCTTATCGAAAAAATTGCTCAGTATTTAGGTTATTTAGAGTAA
- a CDS encoding NupC/NupG family nucleoside CNT transporter: MEHFISLLGLIFFLGFAYVISYERLAIRWTTVAWGLGLQFILAIFILKTSIGFAIFQWLGNRVKTFLDYSDVGAKFVFGDGFEDHFIAFKVLPTIIFFASFIAILYHYGILPRLINFISWIMMGTMKTSGVETLSCASNIFVGCTEAPLIIKPYIQSVTLSELHAIMTGGFATIAGGVMAAYIAIGISPTHLISASVMSAPAALAISKIMYPETDKSETKNEVMINTKSPYTNAIDAGTNGALEGLKLAVNVGAMLIAILALVALLNGILAAIGQLFGLSNLSLELMFSYILAPVAWLMGIPWQDCLQVGILLGKKTILNEFIAYLDLKTLIDNQTISPRSQIIATYALCGFSNLGTIGIQIGGISAIAPNRQPDLAKLGLRTMIAGSLACFMTACIAGLLL; encoded by the coding sequence ATGGAGCATTTTATATCTTTATTGGGGTTGATTTTTTTTCTAGGATTTGCTTATGTGATATCTTATGAACGGTTAGCTATTCGGTGGACTACCGTTGCCTGGGGATTGGGATTACAGTTTATTTTAGCCATTTTTATCCTAAAAACTTCTATAGGATTTGCTATTTTCCAATGGTTAGGGAATAGGGTGAAAACCTTTTTAGATTATTCTGATGTGGGAGCAAAATTTGTTTTTGGAGATGGGTTTGAAGACCATTTTATAGCTTTTAAAGTTTTACCGACTATTATCTTTTTTGCCTCATTTATTGCCATACTCTACCATTATGGAATTTTGCCCCGTCTGATTAATTTTATCAGTTGGATAATGATGGGTACTATGAAAACATCTGGGGTAGAAACCCTAAGTTGTGCCTCTAATATTTTCGTCGGTTGTACAGAAGCCCCTTTAATCATTAAACCCTATATACAATCGGTTACTTTATCAGAATTACACGCTATTATGACAGGAGGATTTGCTACCATTGCCGGCGGAGTTATGGCGGCTTATATTGCTATAGGGATTTCTCCAACTCATTTAATTTCTGCTTCAGTGATGTCTGCACCGGCTGCCTTAGCTATCTCCAAAATCATGTATCCAGAAACTGACAAATCAGAAACGAAGAATGAAGTGATGATTAATACAAAAAGTCCCTATACAAATGCCATTGATGCAGGAACAAATGGGGCATTAGAAGGTTTAAAATTAGCCGTAAATGTGGGAGCAATGTTAATCGCTATTTTAGCATTAGTTGCTTTATTAAATGGTATTTTGGCAGCTATCGGTCAACTTTTTGGACTATCAAATCTATCCCTAGAATTAATGTTTTCTTATATACTTGCCCCCGTTGCTTGGTTAATGGGCATTCCTTGGCAAGATTGCTTACAAGTAGGAATTTTACTAGGCAAAAAAACGATTTTAAATGAATTTATTGCTTACCTTGATCTCAAAACCTTAATAGATAATCAAACTATTTCACCACGAAGTCAAATTATTGCTACCTACGCCTTATGTGGCTTTTCTAACTTAGGAACCATTGGTATTCAAATAGGAGGAATTAGTGCGATCGCTCCTAACCGTCAACCAGACTTGGCTAAATTAGGACTAAGAACCATGATAGCCGGATCACTAGCTTGCTTTATGACTGCTTGTATTGCGGGACTTTTGTTGTAA
- a CDS encoding M28 family peptidase, whose amino-acid sequence MAYNIKQNLENHLKQIVRPRDPFLATQGYFYVKEYIRQELQQWGTVESFEFNYDGKIHENLILNLPSQCNTQQKKPILIGAHYDTVIGSSGADDNATGIAVLLELGRFFYHHPAQYPICLIAFDLEEYGLLGSSAYANYLKQQQIKIRLMISLEMLGYCNHNPKSQKYPPGLDYFYPSTGNFIALIGNLSTILDLRKISRSIRHTEIPCEWLSVPFHGKIVPDTRRSDHAPFWDNNYNAIMITDTANLRNPNYHQSSDTLETIDLDFLTGVCQGLAKTIEDF is encoded by the coding sequence ATGGCATATAACATCAAACAAAACTTAGAAAATCACCTTAAACAAATCGTCCGACCAAGAGATCCTTTTTTGGCAACTCAAGGATACTTTTATGTTAAAGAATATATTAGACAAGAATTACAACAATGGGGAACAGTCGAAAGTTTTGAGTTTAATTATGATGGAAAAATTCATGAAAATCTCATTTTAAACTTACCGTCTCAGTGCAATACTCAACAAAAAAAGCCTATATTAATCGGCGCACATTATGATACGGTCATCGGTTCTTCGGGTGCAGATGATAATGCTACAGGTATCGCTGTTTTACTAGAATTAGGTAGGTTTTTTTATCATCATCCTGCTCAATATCCGATTTGTTTAATTGCCTTTGATTTAGAAGAATATGGGTTACTGGGAAGTTCTGCTTATGCTAACTATTTAAAGCAGCAACAAATAAAGATAAGATTGATGATTTCTTTAGAAATGTTAGGTTACTGTAATCATAACCCTAAGAGTCAAAAGTATCCTCCAGGATTAGACTATTTTTACCCATCAACCGGTAATTTTATTGCACTCATTGGTAACTTATCTACTATCCTCGATTTAAGGAAAATTAGTCGTTCTATCCGTCATACAGAAATCCCTTGTGAGTGGTTATCTGTTCCTTTTCATGGCAAAATTGTTCCTGATACAAGACGTAGCGATCATGCTCCTTTTTGGGATAATAATTATAATGCCATCATGATCACAGATACAGCTAATTTACGCAACCCAAACTATCATCAATCCAGTGATACATTGGAGACTATCGATCTGGATTTCTTGACAGGGGTTTGTCAAGGGTTAGCCAAAACAATAGAAGATTTTTAA
- a CDS encoding phosphomannose isomerase type II C-terminal cupin domain, whose product MVQAKENKKSDVAAIPFSVAHTGVAATEMRPWGSFTTLEEGPGYKIKRIEVNPGHRLSLQMHHHRSEHWIVVSGTAKVTCGDKEEILGANQSTYVPQCTSHRLENPGVIKLILIEVQNGEYLGEDDIIRFQDDYSRHK is encoded by the coding sequence ATGGTTCAAGCTAAAGAAAATAAAAAAAGTGATGTTGCTGCTATTCCTTTTTCTGTTGCTCATACCGGAGTGGCAGCAACGGAAATGCGTCCTTGGGGTTCTTTTACAACCCTAGAAGAAGGACCTGGTTATAAGATCAAACGTATTGAAGTGAATCCCGGTCATCGTCTTAGCCTCCAAATGCACCACCACCGCAGCGAACACTGGATCGTTGTTTCTGGTACTGCTAAGGTAACTTGTGGAGATAAAGAAGAAATTTTAGGAGCTAATCAATCTACCTACGTCCCTCAGTGTACCTCCCATCGTCTGGAAAATCCAGGGGTGATTAAACTTATCCTTATTGAAGTTCAAAATGGCGAATATTTAGGAGAAGATGATATTATTCGTTTCCAAGATGATTATTCCCGTCATAAATAG